Below is a window of Malus domestica chromosome 13, GDT2T_hap1 DNA.
ATGATTCGATGGAAACTATTAGGAAGTTGACGTCAAAGACCAATGCTCAAAGTTTTGTCAAATTTAGATACCAATTTTACTTGATTTTGAAATTATTAGGGAGTTTACGTCAAAAACCAATGCtcaatgttttgtcaaatttAGATGCCAATTTTAATTGACTTTTAGAGTAGACAAAGCTACGAATTGATCATAATTTTGAGATCCATACTATAAATTTTCTTTATATCTACGGAAAAAAGATGACATCTTTAAAACAAATAAGTTGAGATTTAatgtggtgtttttttttttatttgagagaTCACTACCTCAGATTTAGTTGATAAAATATCCCCAAAGTGTTTCATTTGTTCAGCGGGTGAATGCTTGTCAGTCTCAGCTCCCAATATTGCAGTAGGAACCTTAACCTCTGCATAAACATGTCCTTAAACCTTAATCAATCTGTTACAAATAGTTGTGATCAGATTAAACAGCAGGGACACAAAACTTACGATCGATTTCCTCATCTGTTAATCGACCAGGATGCAGTATTACAGCGGCCTGAATCTCATCGGTTTTCCCTAGTTTCACCGCCACATTCCCTGAATCAAATGGTTGCAACGCACATTTTATCAGATTAACCACTTCCTGTTCTCTATCAACAAGTAGTTCATCCGAACGTTGAAAATTTTAACTACCTCCCCAGCAAAAGCCTGCAGCTCCGATGGCGGAAACGCCTTGACTCTTCAGAGCAGCAATCAACGGTTTTGCATCTTCGCACCCTTTCTCCTAAAGCATTCCAAAAGACATATAAGTGATACATAAAATCCTTTCAAGTGTTCTATTTCTGCTTTACTTTCAGAGCAAGAAATGTCTAATTGTAAAATGGTGTGACAATTTAGACTTACCGTGCTATGAATTTTGAACCATATATCTGCATCGAACTGCGGGTTAGCGGGATTAACAGGGTCGCCGTAAAAGAAATCAGGAACTACCGCCAAAAATCCAGCTGCAGCAACTTTATCCGCTATTTTCCTTCTcaggaaaatatatatatacacatgtgAACACTTTCATTTCATGTAACAAGTAATTAAGTAGTTAATAGAAAAATCTACTTCCTAAGAAAAACTTCAGGTACCCGTTTCATGAAACACGTATTTCACATATAAGCAATAGAGCAAATGTGAAAGATTGTTTCATGAAACGGAGTGTTGATAGAGATTTGCCCTATCAAAACATACAAGACATAATTGGTTAATGAAGCAAAAGAAATAATTGGGGAAAAGAATCAATCATACCTCAGATTTAGGTTTTCATAGCCTGCAAAATCATAACACAAACAAACGAACCAACATTGTTACAAACAATATACTtccataaatttcaaaattgtaGCTTAAAAACAAGTTAATGAAAAAAGGTTGATACCCCAAATATCGGAGATTAGAAGGATTGCAAGCTTGGATTCAGATGGGCCAGCGACGTAGGTCGTAAGGCCCCCAAGTTGTAGGAGAGTCCCAGGTCCGGAGGTTGAGCTCAGTGGCGGCGGGTTGTTGAAGCATTCACTGTTAGCTGCCATTTTTGGGGTTTGGGATGTTATTCGGACTAGTGTTTCCAGACAGTGCGCAGCAGAAAGTTGACTATGTATCAACTgggatttttgtgtttttttttttttttttttttttgtgtgtgggggggggggagggggaagAGGATCATCACATCACATGTTGCTATATAAattgtgagatatgtgtgttaaaatgttaataacttgaaaaataaaatttcccacatGAGGGGGGGCCAGGTGACAAACGTCACTTCCTATGTCACagaaatgagagatttttcaatatgaccGTCACggaatggtacatcacgtgttgctatataaatggtgagatatatgtgttaaaaagttaataacttaaaaaataaaatttctcacctgAGGGGGGTGGGAGGTGACAAACGTCAGCTCCTATGTCACAgaaaggagagatttttcaatatgatcGTTATAAGATAATACATCACGTGTTGCTATATAAATGAtgagatatatgtgttaaaaagttaataacttaaaaaataaaatttctcacaactTACATAAGAACACGTAATGTATTACTTGTATTCCCgttacaattaaaaatttctccacatAAAGATCCTTTGCTACTttctaaaattattaaaaaatggcGGGTTGGCCTATGAAAGAGAATCAAATATTTTCATATGACAGTGTACTTATAGTATCACTGTtaatcagaaaagaaaaataatattctGACGCAGACGAAAAATGATTCCAGCatactttatttttttccttcaattattCAACACGCTCTATTtaattccctttttttatttatcaatcCTAGTGGGTGGCTAAAAAATGAAATAAGCTTGTGCGTGAAGACAAAAGCAGTTGATGAAAATCGCTATCCTAAAAAGTTTGAGTGTAAGTTTCCATGAATTGGAGTCAAATGTCATAGTGACGTTATTATTAATGTTGAACACTTTTAAGCTCACATGAGAGCATATGCCGGAAAGAAGTCATGAAAAAGCTCAAGGGAGAATTGAGAAGCCCAAGGCCCAAGAGGTTTAGAAGAGAATATTCCAGAGCAAAAAGTCAACCGCTATGAGCTCATCCTGACTAGGATATATGAAGAGCTTTTCAACTGTCAGGGGCACGTGGGCAGGCTGACAGCTTTATAGCATAAGTTTCTAGGAACAAGTCTACCCAAATGTTAATTAGGGCATGTGGCGGCCCATAGTCAAAGACCTAGGATGAAACATAAAGGTGTTTAGGACGGCGCTTAGAAAGACGAGGTTGGATAACCCAAGGCTGAGCGTCCTGCTCGGCCCGCATCACTCAGAAAAGGCACGCCATCTCGACTGGACACATGTTACTTCACTGCCGAATATCTAGTTGATAAGTAAAAATATGTCAGTATGCTAGTCTACATAAGTGGCACATTAAATGCCAACTTGGTAAAACTCAAGACTGAGGGTGAGGTCCTATATAAAAGGATGAAACCTCCTATATTGGGGTGGGACGACTAAAAGGAGGGAGAGTTCATGTATTAGTGGAGCATAATTTTTAGTCTTAAAATCAATATAACTCGAGCAGCACAATGGATGCAATGTAACTTTGAGTGGTGAACTACTTAAAGCTTTGATTTTTTAAAACTTGTATATTTTGAACACTAAAAGTTGCAAAAGAAAATTTCCACTAAAATTTTAAGAACATTTTATCAAAACGGtgtttttttaaagcacatcaATTCGAAAACTGTCtcttagttttttattttttttatttttttttctgtaaacTAAAGACCTGTAATTACTAAataatttcttaatttatttactttattataaataaatattgaatttctcaaaaaaaaaaaaaactgattttttttaaaattaaaaaaataaaaaactctcTCCTCACCGTAATGTAGATATTAttgtatgtattaaaaaaaaaaaaaaactaagaattCAATAGTGTCACTTTGAACTTACACAAATGTAACAATTAGAACTTTTTCGAAATACCTCCATTTTGAGTCCAAAATTCATACGAAAATCAACCGTATCCAAACATCTTGAAGTGAGACAACGGTTTATTTTTTGTGGTTTCATTcagacaaaaataaaataaaataaaaaaacgggGCAAAGTTGGGTCGTTTTTTAGGGAGCCCAGTTCTCATAAAGCAAAAGCCCGTGGCCCAACCCGTGTTCCAATACGTCGCCGTTTTACACAATTTCCGTGCCAGTCACAGTTGGAATCCAAATATGTTACcgtgcacgaaaacaaacaaaaataaattacataaaaaaataaaaatctatcTGCGACCGGCCTTTTCTGATGCGCTATCCCATCAAAATCCAACCACGTCACTGATTTTTTCATCCGCAGGGTTTTTGTAGGGTTTCTCTCCAACCCCCAGCAAAACCCAGTAACTGCAAAAAAATGGGTTCTCTGGAAAATGGGACGGAGAGGGGAAATGGAGAAGAACAAGTAACAGAGCAGGAGGAGGAGCCGATATTAATGGAGCAGACGCAGAGGTTTTGTATGTTTCCTGTTCGTTACAAGCAGGTGTGGGAGATGTACAAGAAGGCCGAGGCCAGTTTCTGGACTGGTAACTTGTTCATGTTTCCTGTTCGATTCTCGTGTTTCTTGTGAATATTTGGTGTTTTTTCTTGCTTATGTGAATGTGTTCTGAAGTGGGTTTCTGTTACTTTCTTAAATTTCATTAATTTCGTGGAATTTGTACTGTGAAAGCTTGGTTCTTTCATATTTATAATCTAgaatttgggcttttatttgttattttatctTTGTAATATTAGTGTTTTTCACTCTGTTTATATTGGAATTTAAAGAGATATGAAGTGGGAGTTTAAtgcttttgttttggtttcaaAATTCAGTTTTTGGACTGAAAACTTATTCAAATTTCCCTCCTTGTAATAAACAACAAAGATTCTCATGTTTCATGCgactttggttttttttttttttttttttttttttggaaattgcTTATCTGTGTGTGTTTTGAAGTGGGGTGTCTCTTTATTTTCCAAAATTTCATACATTTTTGTATTTGTATCTGTACGATGTTAGTGTTTTTAATTTGGCTTTGTATTTGTAAATGAAATTTGAGATGGGATTTTCTAATACTTTTGTTTTGGTTGCAACGTTTTGGCAGTTGTTTGACTTATTGCTTGGATATGGTTAATGTGGGTGTCCTTTTCCTTTACTGGGTCCGTACATTAGTTTATGATTGTACTTATGGGGTCTGCTTTGTTTCTCTGAAGGGGAACATATTTGGGATTTTCTTGTGCGATaggaaataaattatttatttatctttcttctctttctcttagTTCATTATACATTGGTTGTTTATGGAGTCATACATAAACAAGATTGTAAAGACTTATGGAAATCCAACAAAATGGGAACATGTTCGAGCATAAACtctttttggggggggggggctgcgaatttcaacTGCAATGTATAAGTAGGTAGTATTGCCTGTGATTTACTTGGCTTGTTGTATTTGTGGTAAATAGCACTGGCATGTAAGAACCCTGCGTTTAGAATCTCGAACATATGATCTTTTCGCCTTGCGCTAGGCAGATCTAGTCTTTGGCAGCTGTGGTTAAATTATTGCTTAGAATGTCTGCATAAGGTCTGCATTTCAGTCACTTGATGCCTTATGTTACACTGTTGAGTAGTTTTGTTTTTTCCACACAGTACGTGCTAATGACATGTTAATTGGCTTACAGCTGAGGAGGTTGACCTCTCCCAGGATGTACAACAGTGGGATGCTTTGTCCGACTCTGAAAGACACTTTATAAGCCATGTCCTTGCATTTTTTGCTGCATCTGATGGGATAGTTTTGGAGAATTTGGCTGCAAGATTCTTAACTGATGTTCAAATTCCTGAGGTGATTTCTTTTTATGGTCTGTTCTTTATGGATAAGAGTGTTTCACGTCTCCCCCAATTTCATCCCATAATTTTTGAACTGTTGATGGTTTTCCAATTAATTAGACAAATATTACATTTTGTTTCCTCCTAGTTGACTTACTAACATCAAGGCTTCTCATCCTTCACAGGCTCGGGCATTCTATGGATTTCAACTTGCAATGGAGAATATACATTCAGGTAGAATTTTAAACATAGTTGCCTTGGTTCTTCTATTTGTAATGTATGTGGCCACCTGTCTAAGGAGATTtcgttttgtttattttttaaatactgTCTACCATCAGAGATGTACAGCTTGCTTTTGGAGACATACATCAAGGATTCCACGGAGAAGCACAGATTGTTCAATGCAATTGAAAGCATTCCTTGTGTGTCTAGGAAGGCTAAGTGGGCTTTGGATTGGATACACAGGTATAAGCAGAGATGACACATCTTTGGGTTTGAAGTGCTTTATAATTTCCAGTGTTGGAGATATTATTTTTGTATAGTTGGAGTTGTTTGTGAATGATGTATGTGATCGTGTACAGTAAAACTCTGGTACTTGACGTGTTTACCTAGAAGGTCCTTTCAAAAATCAAATGTTAAGATTTTGTTGAGTAGAGAATGGATTGTATTTGTCCTGATACGTGTAGGATGGCCATTTATAGCAAACTCCGGAATATGACATGTGCACCAATTTGAACTTCCTTGTGTGTGATATCATATGTGGCTACTGTTGGTATATACATAATTTAACCGTGTATTATTTAGTTTCTAACAAAACGAAGAGCTTCCTCTGTACTTTCTGTATCAAGATTTAAACTGAGTACCATCTGCTGCACTCTGCTAATTTAGAAGTGTCTTTCTGTACCCTGTCTGTTTGTTATCATCAAGCTTCATGTGTAGTTTGTACATGATCTTTGTTTGATTAGAAGCAAGGCAGATGTTCCTTAAACCAATTGCTTGTTCTGCATGATGCGCAGTTCCAATTCATTTGCGGAGAGACTTGTTGCTTTTGCATGTGTTGAAGGAATCTTCTTCTCGGGAAGGTAATTTGGGCTTGCATTATATATGCTCAAGTTTACATGTTTAATACTTTTCGTTATAAGGCTTGTAtgatcttttcttttgttttcgtcacccttttctctcttgttttttactttattgttcATTCTCAGCTTCTGTGCCATATTCTGGCTTAAAAAGAGGGGACTAATGCCCGGGTTGACATTCTCAAACGAGCTTATATCTAGAGATGAGGGTCTTCACTGTGATTTTGCTTGCCTTTTGTACGGGTAATATCTATTTTCTTTCTGGTTCCCAATATTGAGCTTCATGCTTTGCTAGGCACATGATAATAGTTATTCGGTGTGGTTCCTCATTCTTAGAACCCAATGGTTTATTATTTTTAGTCCTCGCAGAATCCGGGAATTGGAGAAACTTGGGCAAAAAAGAgagattttaaaattattttcttttcctcaGTATGTGAATGACGGAAActtatttgttttgttcttgtAGTTTGTTGCGGAAGCAACTAAATtgggaaaaagttcatggaattATACATGAAGCTGTTGAGATTGAGACTGAATTTGTTTGTGAGGCCCTCCCATGCGCATTGATTGGCATGAACTCAGATCTTATGAGCCAGTACATAAAATTTGTTGCTGATCGACTCTTGGTATCTCTCTGATGATTTGTTcctcttgttttttttctttgattccCAGGGGATAGGGGAGTTGTGTTTAATATCTATAACTCTTATCGGCATTAGTATCAACATTAAATGTAGAATGTTTTCTTTGTTCCAGGTTGCATTAGGGTGCCAGAGGAAGTACAATGTGGACAATCCTTTTGACTGGATGGAGTTTATTTCTTTGCAGTGAGTATTTCTGAGAATGTGGTTTTGCCTGCTTTAGTCGATTCTTGAAACTGGTTGACGGATAATGATCTTGACCTCATTTGCTTGATTCTGCAGAGGAAAGACGAACTTTTTCGAGAGAAGGGTTGGTGACTATCAAAAAGCATCTGTTATGTCGGGCCTCCAAGATGGTGGCAGAAATTTCATCTTCAAGCTGGACGCCGACTTCTAGTTCATCAAATTTGTTGCAACCTGCAGCTTCCTCCAGCATTGAACTGAGTACCTGGAACTGGAACTAATTTTCTTTTACTATTCTTTGCGGTAGCAATTTGTACATTGTATTTCTAGGTAGTCATAGTCGCCCACGCCATGCGTGATTATATGTACCAACGAGAAGTGCTATCTTCAGTCGCCCATGCGTGGGTAGGTGATTTCTGACCATTGACGCATGCACTTTCCAAGGTGGGATTGCATACATCCAACGGCAGAAACCAGTCACAAGCTGACGTGCGACTGATCCTAGTATTTCCCATATAGTTTCAAGTCTGCTGTTATTCATTCTATGTTAACCTTGGTGGTTGTCCTTATCAATGAAGAATTTTGTAtctataaatatattttttattttattttatttttgttatcatAATTTGGAGTGTGCATTATATCAATATATCATCGTGTGTTTGCTTTCATTGGTGCTGCGATTATTAGCTTTCTGTGCACCCTTTTGCCAATTTTTCATGAATCATGCCTATACTTGTCTCTCAGTCTCTGCGTATACCAACCATTTCGCCAATTTAGTTTAAGATTTTGTGCGGGAGAATAGCAGACGTGCACGTGAGTGACTTTCAGCTGTTGATGcagtttgtattttttttaagctttgtGATATTGACTGATGAAGTCACGCTCCCTTTAATTTAAAGGCAAGCAATCAACTAATATCCAAAAGCATATTTCCTCATTAGGGGCTTTTCGTGGGGATGTTGATTATCAGCTACCTAAACAACAAAGATAATAGTGCTCCCAATTAGTCCTTTTGGAGCCATCTCCATGTCACGACTTGACCTTCATGGAGAATACCTGCCTATATGGTCTCACTCGTCGTGGGATGTATGAGatagaaaaagtaaaaatatgagGGTAGCATTCCTTCTCTCTATCCCATCGGATGATTTGGTTGTTCATGTGCTCTTATTTCTTTGTCTTCCATATCACGGgagattttttttctatttctcACATTGCTTGACCAAGTCAAATGTCACGGA
It encodes the following:
- the LOC103414642 gene encoding endo-1,3;1,4-beta-D-glucanase-like gives rise to the protein MAANSECFNNPPPLSSTSGPGTLLQLGGLTTYVAGPSESKLAILLISDIWGYENLNLRKIADKVAAAGFLAVVPDFFYGDPVNPANPQFDADIWFKIHSTEKGCEDAKPLIAALKSQGVSAIGAAGFCWGGNVAVKLGKTDEIQAAVILHPGRLTDEEIDQVKVPTAILGAETDKHSPAEQMKHFGDILSTKSELFDSFVKIYPGAAHGWTTKYNSEDELAVKRAEEAHLDMLNWLTKYVK
- the LOC103453059 gene encoding ribonucleoside-diphosphate reductase small chain A-like — its product is MGSLENGTERGNGEEQVTEQEEEPILMEQTQRFCMFPVRYKQVWEMYKKAEASFWTAEEVDLSQDVQQWDALSDSERHFISHVLAFFAASDGIVLENLAARFLTDVQIPEARAFYGFQLAMENIHSEMYSLLLETYIKDSTEKHRLFNAIESIPCVSRKAKWALDWIHSSNSFAERLVAFACVEGIFFSGSFCAIFWLKKRGLMPGLTFSNELISRDEGLHCDFACLLYGLLRKQLNWEKVHGIIHEAVEIETEFVCEALPCALIGMNSDLMSQYIKFVADRLLVALGCQRKYNVDNPFDWMEFISLQGKTNFFERRVGDYQKASVMSGLQDGGRNFIFKLDADF